ACACGGGTGCCCGGCACCGAGGTGGCGATCAGGTGCAGCGGGTCGATGATGCGGTGCCGGATCTCCTCGCCGTACGACCGTCCGGTGACCTTCTGGATCACCATGCCGGCCACGACGTAGTTGGTGTTGGAGTAGTTCCAGGACGTGCCCGGCGCGAAGTCGGGCTGGTGGGCCATGGCGATCGCGACGAGCTGCTCGGGCGTCTTCGTGTCGTAACGGTGCTCGAGGAAGCCGTCCTTGAGGAAGTACGTGCGCCCGAAGGTCTCGTCCGCGGTGTAGGTGAAGATCCCGCTCGTATGGTTGAGGATCTGCCGGACGGTGATCCGGCTGCCGTCGTGGCCGTTGCCGTGGACCACGCCCGGCAACCACTTCTCCACCGTGTCGTCGAGCGACAGCCGCCCCTCCGCCTCCAGTTGGAGCAGCACGGTGGAGACGAAGGTCTTGGTGATGCTGCCGACGCGGTAGCGGTCGTCCGCCGAACGCGGCGCGTGCGTCTTGAGGTTGCCGACCCCGGCGGTGGTCGACCAGGTGCTCCCGCCGTCCTTCGCCGTCAGCGTCACACCCGGGACGCCGTCCCGCACCGCGGCGCGGACGGCCTTCCGGGTGGCGTCATGGCCGCCGTCCCCGGCTCCGGCCGCCATCGCCGGCGCGGCGAAGCCCGCCGTGAGCGCCACCGCCGCCGTCGCCACCACTGTCGTACGTACCGTCATGTCTTCCCCCTGTTCGGGCACGCTCGGCGAGCGTGATCGGCGGGAGAGACCCGCGTCGGCGGGGGAAGGTTGAAATGATCAGAAGAGTTGATCCGTTTTCAGCCCTTCTTCAGCACCAGCTCCGTGTTCCGGTCTCCCGAGCCGCCGCCGAGCTTGTTGCTGGAGCCGGGGGCGTTGTAGGCCAGTTCGCGGTAGAGGGCCGCGAGGCCGGTCTGGGAGAGGTCGGCGAAGTCGGTGCGGTGGGGGGCCGCGGACTCCACCAGGGTGGTGAAGACCGAGATCGTGCCGTCCTTGTTGTCGGCCAGTTCGATGACCCGGGCGAGGTGCGGGAAGTCGATGTGGGAGGCGGTGGAGATCTCCCAGAACGAACGGCCCCCGGGTGCCGAGTGGGCGGTGATCACATTGCGGTGGATGTGCCCGTTGACCCAGGCCAGGACGTTGCTGTGGCCGGTGAGGAGGGCGACGACCTCCTGGCCGTTGTGGCGGCGCTCGCCCGGGTGGGCCGGGTCGGGGCGGGTGTTGTCCATCGAGTCGCTGGTGTGGTGACTGAAGACGACGACGTAGGAGTCCTTGTTCTCCCGCAGCGTCCGGTCCAGCCACCGCAGCTGCTTGGTGCCGACGGACCCCTGGTAGTGGCCGCCCGGGTCGGTGGTGTCGAGGCTGACGCCGACGACGTCGTCGGCGATGCGGAAGCTGTAGTACTGGGTGCCCGCGTCGAGGTTGGCGGTGGAGTAGCCGTGGCCGACCGGGCCCACGCCCCGGTGCGCCGGGTCGAGGTGGGCCGTGAGGTAGTCGCGGGCGGTGTAGGGGGCGCGCCGCTCGTCGGGGGTGACCGAGCGCATGGTCCGGGCGTGCGCCTTGAGCAGGTCGCGGAAGGCGTGGCCCTGAGGGTCGTTGCCCTTCCTGAGCATGTCCTGGAGCTTCTTCGACTCGGACGCGGGCAGCGACATGAGCTTCTTGCCGCCGACGGCGTACTCGGCGAGCCAGGAGTCACCGTGGCCGAAGCAGCCCAGTGGCAGGCTGTCGTGGTTGCCGACCGTGGAGTACCAGGGGATGTTGAGGCCGGGGCTGTTGAGCTCCCGGATCGCGGCGGCCAGATAGCCCGTCAGGTGCGGGAAGCCGAGCTGCTTGTCGGCGTCACGGGTGCTCGAGTCGGGCTGCCAGTACTGCTTGAGGCCGCTGTTCTGGACGCCCTCGTAGTGGCGCGGGTCCCCGGAGTTGGGAGTGATGCGGCCGCCGCTCATGACGGTGAGGAACCAGTCCAGCTCGGTGCGGGAGTTGTTGTCCGTGTTGTCGCCGGTCGTCATGGCGAACTGGAGCGGGGCGCCGGTGGCGGGGGCGCCCCGCAGGGCGTTGATCCGCTCGACGAGCGAGATCGCGCCCGGCACGGTCAGCGCCTCCTGGGGCCGCCAGGCGTGCACGTCGGTCGAGCGCAGGTACTCCAGACGCACCGGGTGCTGGCTGTCCATCAGGTGCAGGTCGGTGAGCTGCACGAACGCGGCCAGCGGGGTACGGCGGCCGGCCCGCCCGGCCTTCGGGGCGGCGAGGTCGGAACGCACCTTGCGGCTCCAGCCGGCGCCGTCACCGAGGCGCCGGTAGCCGGAGTTCGTGCGCGGGGCGGCGATGGAGGCGACGGTGGTGCCGCGGGTGTACGGCGCCAGGGGGGCCGCGACCGGAGCGGCCTGGTGGACGGGCTGGGCCACCGGCGCCTCGGCGGGGCCGGCGGTCGTCGCGGCCTGGCTGTCGGTGGGCCGCAGGGCGTAGCCGACGCCCGCGGAGACGGCGGCCGCGCCCGCGGCGGCGAGGACGGTACGACGGTGGACCGCCGGCGTGATGCTGGCGACAGAGCGTGTGCGCGACATGGCGCGATCTCCCCGAGTGCGAACTGCGTCGGCAGTGGTCGCGGGAGTCGCTGGTGCGCATTTCCCGCTCGCTCTGGATGCTTGGCACCGGGAATGACCTGTGCGTGAACGAGACGGCAACACGCAACGCCGATCACCGTACGTGGATCTTGGGCCACCCTGCGCGTTCGGGAGCGCTCGTCGAACGGCCCGGGGGCGGTCACTCCGTGTTCATCTTCCGGGGTACGACACCTATTCCGCGGGCCGTCCGGCCACCGGCCGCTCCCGCCACAGCCGCAGGCCGAAGTCGACCAGCGGCACCCGGTTCAGCCCCGGCACCGCGTCGAGGTCGTGCCACTGGGCCATGTCCGTGGAGCCGCCGACCTCGAACCGCAGCTCGCCGTCGGTGACCCGGGCCTCGTACACGAGCCCCACGCCGTGGTGTTCGACGGTGCGGCCGAAGCGGCGGCGGGGCGGGGGCCGGTGGGACCTGACACCGAGCAGGCCGGTGACCTCGACGCGGTAGCCCGTCTCCTCCTCCACCTCCCGCAGGACGGTGTCATGGGGGTCCTCACCGTGCTCCATGCCGCCGCCCGGCAGCGTCCACTCCGGCCGGCCGCCGTCGATCCAGCGGGCGAGCAGGATCTGTCCGTCGCGAACGCATATGGCGTAGGCCGCCACCCTCAACGTCTTGCGCATAGGAGGAAGTTAATGCGCCGGGTCCGGATTGGCCGGTGAGTATTCGGGCGCGGACCAGCGCAGAGGGAGCGCCGACGGCGTCTCGACGGTCTCCCGTACGGTGAAGCGGACCCTGCGGTCCTCGCCGAACTCGGTGCTCGCCTCGCCGGTCAGCTGGAGGGCCGTGCCGGTCGTCCAGTCGAGGAACAGCAGGCCGGCCCGGGGATCGGCGGCGAGGTTGCCGAGGGTCAGGAACATCGAGTTGCCCGGGTAGTCGCGCCAGCTGAGCTCGCCCGGCGCATCGACGCGCACGAAACCGGGGTTGCCGCCCCGGTGGCTGACGTCGGCTCCGCCCTCGCGCACGGAGGCGAGGAAGAAGGTGTCGGCCGCCGACACGAACTCGGCCTGACCGGGGGTGAGTTCAGCGCCGTGTCGCGCAGCGCCTCGGTGCCGGTCGGCCACGACCTCGTACGACGTCCTCCTCTGCAGGTACTTCGGGCAGTTCGAGAACACCTGGTCGGCGTCGATCGCGAACCCCCGTGCGGTGGGCCCGAGTCGGCCGTTGAGGCGCATACGGCGACGGGTGCGGGCGTCGAGGGCGATCGTGCCGACGGGTGTGCCGGGCGTGGCGAAGGCGGTGGCGAGGGGGTCGGCCGGGGACCAGCCGCCGGTGACGGAGATCCGCTGCGTGCCCGTCGCCCGGACGAAGCCCGGCGCCCCGGTGAGCGGTGACGCCCAGACCCGGCCCGTCGAGGGGTCCGCGGCGCCGGCGACCAGCAGCGGCTGGAGCTCCAGGAAGGCCGCAGCGACCTCCCGGATGCCCCGGCCGACCGAGCGGCCCACATGATCCGCCTGCTCGCGCACGCCCACTCGGTCCTGCACGGCCCGCGAGCCCGCGTGATAGACCCCCATGGCTAGAAGAACCCGCAGGTCGGAGCCGTACCGGAGGGAGCCGGGGCCTCCTCGGCGCCGCTCGGCACGGAGATTTCCAGGCGGGTGCCGTCGGGGTCGTGGAAGAAGATGCCGCCCGACCCCGTGCCCTCGCGGTGGGCGACCACGCCCTCGTAGGCGAAGTCCACCCCGTACGCCCGCAGCGCCTCCTCGTACTCCCTCACCTTCTCGATCGTGTCCGCTTCCAGGGCGAGGTGGTGCAGGCCCGCGCGCTCGGCTGCGTACGGCTGCCCGGCCTGCTGCCAGAGGGTGAGGACGAGGTTCTCGCCGTCGCCGAGGAAGGCGTAACGGCGGCCTTCCTCCTTGCCCTCGGCGAGTGGCGTGAAGCCGAGGACGTCCCGGTAGAAGGCGAGCGAACGGTCGAGGTCGGTGACGTTCAGGCCGATGTGGCCGGAGCGCAAGGTCACGGCTGTCCCCTTCAGCTTGGATGACTCGCTTGTTTAACCCTTGTGAGCGACTTTAAGGGTTAGAGACAAGGGATGCAACCGGTCACGTACTCTTGACCGGTTAGCACGAAAGGGAGCCCCCGCATGCCCGCCACCCGCGACCCCCGCCCGCTCACCGGCGAGCCGCTCGCGCTCGACCTGCTCAACACGCGGTGGATGAGCGAGGGAACCCTCCAGGACCTCCTCACCGACGTCGACGGGCTCGCGGTATGGCTCGACTCGACCGGACTCAGCGGCGATTACGTCCCCGGCAGCAGGACGCTGCGGTACCTCCAGCAGGCCCGGGAGGCCCTGCACACGGCGGTGGACGGGTCGCTGGAGAAGGGGGCACCCCTGGTCGACGCCGTGCTGGAGCACGGGCGGGTCCGGGTCGCGCTCACCCCTCAAGGTCCCGGCGAGCGACCCGAGTTGAGTGACCCCGACTGGGGCCCCGCCTGGCTCGCCGCGCGCAACTACCTCGAGTTGCTCACCGCCGCACCGGACCGGATCCGGTCATGCGCCCACGACACGTGCGTGCTCCACTTCTTCGACACGTCGAGGAACGGCACGCGGCGCTGGTGCTCGATGGCGACCTGCGGCAACCGCGCGAAGGCGTCCCGGCATTACGCGCGCAGCAAGGACGCCTGAAAAGGCCACCCAAAGGGCTCGCACGGCGAATTGCCCGCTATCGCACACCTCTTCACCGATGTCCCCAAAGGGCATCGCGGGTTTTCCCCATACACCCATATCGATTCGGTCAACTCTCCCTAAACATCCATCCCATGCGTAAAGCTGTGCGGTCATCCGGGGTCT
This portion of the Streptomyces canus genome encodes:
- a CDS encoding serine hydrolase domain-containing protein → MTVRTTVVATAAVALTAGFAAPAMAAGAGDGGHDATRKAVRAAVRDGVPGVTLTAKDGGSTWSTTAGVGNLKTHAPRSADDRYRVGSITKTFVSTVLLQLEAEGRLSLDDTVEKWLPGVVHGNGHDGSRITVRQILNHTSGIFTYTADETFGRTYFLKDGFLEHRYDTKTPEQLVAIAMAHQPDFAPGTSWNYSNTNYVVAGMVIQKVTGRSYGEEIRHRIIDPLHLIATSVPGTRVTVPQPSSRAYSKLAQTATGPTYDVTRLNPSLASSSGEMISDSADLDRFYAALLKGRLLPPKQLKEMKTTVPVEGIPNAGYGLGLIDRELSCGVHVWGHDGGIHGSNSVAVTTADGRHSVAFNFNGDWSGDTDAVVEAEFCGE
- a CDS encoding TIGR03767 family metallophosphoesterase; this translates as MSRTRSVASITPAVHRRTVLAAAGAAAVSAGVGYALRPTDSQAATTAGPAEAPVAQPVHQAAPVAAPLAPYTRGTTVASIAAPRTNSGYRRLGDGAGWSRKVRSDLAAPKAGRAGRRTPLAAFVQLTDLHLMDSQHPVRLEYLRSTDVHAWRPQEALTVPGAISLVERINALRGAPATGAPLQFAMTTGDNTDNNSRTELDWFLTVMSGGRITPNSGDPRHYEGVQNSGLKQYWQPDSSTRDADKQLGFPHLTGYLAAAIRELNSPGLNIPWYSTVGNHDSLPLGCFGHGDSWLAEYAVGGKKLMSLPASESKKLQDMLRKGNDPQGHAFRDLLKAHARTMRSVTPDERRAPYTARDYLTAHLDPAHRGVGPVGHGYSTANLDAGTQYYSFRIADDVVGVSLDTTDPGGHYQGSVGTKQLRWLDRTLRENKDSYVVVFSHHTSDSMDNTRPDPAHPGERRHNGQEVVALLTGHSNVLAWVNGHIHRNVITAHSAPGGRSFWEISTASHIDFPHLARVIELADNKDGTISVFTTLVESAAPHRTDFADLSQTGLAALYRELAYNAPGSSNKLGGGSGDRNTELVLKKG
- a CDS encoding NUDIX hydrolase, which codes for MRKTLRVAAYAICVRDGQILLARWIDGGRPEWTLPGGGMEHGEDPHDTVLREVEEETGYRVEVTGLLGVRSHRPPPRRRFGRTVEHHGVGLVYEARVTDGELRFEVGGSTDMAQWHDLDAVPGLNRVPLVDFGLRLWRERPVAGRPAE
- a CDS encoding pyridoxamine 5'-phosphate oxidase family protein; the encoded protein is MGVYHAGSRAVQDRVGVREQADHVGRSVGRGIREVAAAFLELQPLLVAGAADPSTGRVWASPLTGAPGFVRATGTQRISVTGGWSPADPLATAFATPGTPVGTIALDARTRRRMRLNGRLGPTARGFAIDADQVFSNCPKYLQRRTSYEVVADRHRGAARHGAELTPGQAEFVSAADTFFLASVREGGADVSHRGGNPGFVRVDAPGELSWRDYPGNSMFLTLGNLAADPRAGLLFLDWTTGTALQLTGEASTEFGEDRRVRFTVRETVETPSALPLRWSAPEYSPANPDPAH
- a CDS encoding VOC family protein; the protein is MTLRSGHIGLNVTDLDRSLAFYRDVLGFTPLAEGKEEGRRYAFLGDGENLVLTLWQQAGQPYAAERAGLHHLALEADTIEKVREYEEALRAYGVDFAYEGVVAHREGTGSGGIFFHDPDGTRLEISVPSGAEEAPAPSGTAPTCGFF
- a CDS encoding CGNR zinc finger domain-containing protein, which gives rise to MPATRDPRPLTGEPLALDLLNTRWMSEGTLQDLLTDVDGLAVWLDSTGLSGDYVPGSRTLRYLQQAREALHTAVDGSLEKGAPLVDAVLEHGRVRVALTPQGPGERPELSDPDWGPAWLAARNYLELLTAAPDRIRSCAHDTCVLHFFDTSRNGTRRWCSMATCGNRAKASRHYARSKDA